The nucleotide window CCATTGAGCCTCCCAAAGATGAGATTGTAAAACAACAGTACCAGAATAACCTGAAAATAATAATGAAAGACCGTAAAGAAATAATTCAACCCGGAGTCCTGGAACTTGAAAAACTTGCCTGGACACTTGGCTATAACATAGCTCTTGCAACCTTTCCAGGAATGTGTACCTGGTGTGCCACAAGTGATTACTCAAGCGTAAAATGTGCCGGAGATAAAGGTCCCTGTCATCACCCTACTCTCCGCAGGCCATGTCTTATGGGGCTTGGTATCAGGATGGATAAAACACTTGATAAACTTAACACACCACTTCAGAAGTTTCCACTGGATGACACTGCACCTTTGCCCTATACCCTGATATTACTTGATTGATAGGAAAAAGCTTTTTAAGTGTTATTTTGCATGAGAGTGCACTAAAGACATAAGGTTAAATGTTATTTTGCATGAGAGTGCACTAAAGACATAAGGTTAAATGTTATTTTGCATGGGAGTGCACTAAAGACATAAGGTTAAATGTTATTTTGCATGAGAGTGCATGAAAGTACACGAGGATTTTTTCTTCAAGTACTCCCCTATTTTCCAAATTTAAGAGTACTTTTGTTGGGAAACCTAAATACATATTATTTACCCAAAAAAAGCATTTTTGTATTCTTATTTTAAGATTGATTTGGGAGGAAACTATAAAGATGGTGCAATCCTGAGAAAAATAAAAAGACTTTTCTCCGCTTTAGAAAGACCTGAGAGCACAGGGTCCGGTTGCACATTTTCCACAGGCAAACTGATTAAGTTCGGGAAAAGCACTGGCGTTTTCCTGAAGCTGCCTGTAACACTTTTCTTTATCAAATCCCCTTACACTGAGGGCTCCGGCCGGACACCTGTCCACACAAACAAGGCATTTTTCTCCTTTTTTATAACGGCAGAACTCTTCATTTGGGCGCATAGTGGGAGGAATTTCGGCAGAGATCAGCAGAGTTCCAAAACGGCCTGCACACCCTACTTTTGTAATCAGCATATGGTGGACTCCAAAAGTACCCAGTCCCGAAGCATAAGCAGCACTTTTGTGGGACCAGGCAACGTCGAAGCCTTTACTCTTATAATCAAAAGTAATTCCAGGCGCAACAGCCCGTATATCTTCTTCTGCCAGTTCAGCCTTTAGTTTTTCATTGATTTTACCTATAAGACAGTCGGTTTCACTTTTGGCCCGAATCCACTCACTTATAGGGCCAGGAGACTGCCAGTTCTGTTTCACAAGTTCTTTTTCAAACGGAAGGAAGAAAGAAACAACAGTTTTAGCTTCGGGAAAAATCTCTTTAGGGTGCAGATGATGAGGACCAATGATCTTTTTCATTTCATCAAAAATTGGGTCATTGGCTGAAGCATAGCCTATGAGAGGTTCACGATATCGAGTCTTAGTGCACGGACTTGCAACAGCTTCTTTGATAATACTTTCAATTTTGTTTTTAAGAGTCATATATCTTTCCTTTTGCCATTGTAAACGAAGTCTATTTTTTCAACTAGTAAATGAAGTATATTTTTCACTAGTAAATGAAGTATATTTTTCACTAGTAAATGAAGTATATTTTTCACTAGTAAATGAAGTATATTTTTCACTAGTAAATGAAGTATATTTTTTCCATAATTAAGTGAAGTCCGTTTTTTTCATTACTTTACGATGAAACTTTTCATTTTACTATAAAAAATAAAATTCTATTTTATACAGTTTGCTCTTCTGAAATCGATTCGTATTGTTTCCGCCTCTCTGGTGGCATGGACTCAACATACTTTTTTGCCTCCTCAGGAGACACTGCCTTAAGAGTTCCATCCGGTTCCTGTATGACCACTCCACTTTCGGTAAGCATTTTATAACGTGCTTTTCGTATTTCTTTGTCTGGGTGGCAGACAAAATGACAGCTGGAACAGGTATATTCCATTCTATTTCCTGGAATCAGGCATATGAAAAATCCGCCTTTAATTTTAGGTCTTTCCAGGTACGCTTCTATGGTTTTAGGCAGCGCAGCAATAAAATCCTCATCTTTTTTGGGGATTTCAAAGCGTGCAGGAGACCAGGTGGACCATTTTCCCGAGGAATTCAGACCCGTAAGCCCACCGCAGACAAGGAAGCAGCGACTGTTACTTCTCCTCTTCCCATAGCTAAACTCTTTTCCTCCAAGAGTTACAGTGACTTTCTCAAGTGGGTCCACATATCCGGACGAACAGACAGCAAGACAGATCTTGCATTCGTCGCAGTAATTTTCGTCTTCAGGCAGAGGTTCCGTTGGGATAAGCTCAGCATCCGTAACTACTGACGCCAGTACAATTGCTGACCCGTATTCACTGGTGATAATATTCCCTGAATACCCAAAATGCCCTATTCCGGAGCGGACAGCAAGATATCTGTGGGAAATAGGCGGATGCATGTCCAGCAGCCAGTTTTCCGAGTCCTGACGGTAAACAAAATTCGCAATCTGCGGAACAGCTTTATAACCATACTGCTGTAAGAATCCTGCCATTTCGAGGGCTACTCCGTTGGCAAGGGTAGTGGTCCGTACCTTGTTAGTGTCGAGAGCTTTATGTTCCTCTTTTCTAAAATAAGGTTCAATAAGGCTCTGGTCAAAAGCCAGGGCAAAAACAATTGCAGATTTTGCGTCTGGCAGAACGTATGTAAGATCGGCAGAAGGAGGGCCACCTGCAAGAGTTTCAGTAGTCGCAATGCCCACTTTAAAAGCTCCAAGGGTCAAAGCCATCTCTTTGAGTTCTTCAGTTAGTTTTTCAATCTTGGATTTGTCCTTAGTATGTTCTCCCATTTTCTATTCCTCAAGCAAACTCAATATTAACCGTAATCAAACTCAATATTAACCGTAATCAAATTCAATATTAACCGTAATCAAACTATTTTATAGGAGGTAATTCATATATATGTTATGTGCATTTAAATATACTAGTTAGCTAAAGTATACTTGAATGACCTTTTGTGTATTTTCGTTAGTTTCCGAAAGACAGAATGAAATAAAAGTTGAACTCTGCAAAAACCGTTCTTATTTTTTCATATTACTTTTGCATTTAAAACACATAGCTTTTTTCTGACAGATATCAAGAGACATTAAGAGAAAAGCTATGTGTTCCTTATACTTTCTATGTTTGATGTCAGGTAATTGGCAGAAAATATCATAATTCTATAGATTCTAGGAATTATAAAGTTCAAAAATAGAGTTCAAAAATAGAGTTCAAAAATAGAGTTCAAAAATAGAGTTCAAAAATAGAGTTCAAAAATAGAGTTCAAAAATAGAGTTCAAAAATAGAGTTCAAAAATAGAGTTCAAAAATAGAGTTCAAAAATAGAGTTCAAAAATAGAGTCCAAAATTCTGAGGAAATTGTAAAAAGGAATCAAAATCCGTGAGTTTTTCAGTTCCTAAAAAAGTACTGAGCATAGCAACTGCTTATTGCTATTACCTCGATATATAAAATCAAAGTAAAGTTTGGTATATATTTTGTCTGAATATAGAGCGCCTATTTTTTGTTTGCCCTACGCATCGAGTTTACGCATTGAATTATTAGATAGGGAGGGCTTACATTCACAGAAGCCCATTTTTATCTAATACTTTTATTTGTCAGCCAGGTTAAACCAGCATCCTTACTCGGCTTTAATGCGTTTAATGGTTGTAGGACGCTCTTTTACCAGGATTCTGTGTCCACAGTACGGACACCTTATACCTGTGTACTCGTAGTCGATTTCCACTTTCTGTTTACATCGAGTGCATTTATAACCCATACAACCACAACCTTAAGATATTACTTTGCCTCAGCAACATTCTTCATCGTACGCAGCAAAGTCTGACCAACACTGGTATAGGGAATATAAGTTCCGCCAGCGAAGGTGTGTCCGCATTTGCTGCATTTCCAGATCCCGGTCCCGATTCTTTTCACGGTAGGCCTGGCACATTTTGTACATACGTGCGGAGCCCGCATGCGTTCTTCCAGGTCTGCAACAAGCTTTCTGTCTTTTCTCCCGTATCTAGCACCGAATCTGCCTGCTGACCTGGAAATCCTTCCTTTCTTAGTAAACTTTTTTGCCATCGTTAAAACTCCTTAAAATGAAATATTTAATTCCAAGTGTTTGAATTTAAGAACCTGCTAGCTTGCGGATCGGGACCCTGATACCCAGACAGGTTCTATAATCACACTTGCACGTATACTTAGACCGTAATACTGCATTTAATATTTATACTTAATTAGTCCTGCTTTGTCATTCCTTCTTTACCAGTTCTTCCAGGTAAAGCTCCCTGAGTTCGGCTGCCTTTTCGCATGCCATATCTATTGCTTCCAGCACCTCAGCCTCAGTGAACGGAGCAGGACCCATTTTCTGCATGCCTGCGATAGATCCGTCAGAACTTGAGACCACAGTTAGTTTTGTCTCACAAACCGCTTCCTCATCCAGTGATGGATCCACCATCAGCTTTGAACCGATTTTGGCAAGAGTCACGCCCACAGGCATCTCTTTCATTGCAAGAGGTACGTCCGCACCGATTCCCTGCTGCTCATTCGGGACGACTGTAGTCATAAGAGCCGCAATAGCAGCGAGACAGGATGCATCAATGACATTTCCGTCATCATTGAGGACATGAACATCTATATAGACGATCCAGACGGATTCTCCAACGCTTATGCAAAGCTTCTTTATATCAATTGCGCCTGCTTCCCTGATTCCCCTGTCTACAACCCTTGCCATTTCGATTGCTTCTTCTCTGGGTGGACCTGGCTCAAACTCCGGGGAAGCAATAGGATTGAGTTCCAGATTAGTAATAATTACGCCTTCGTCCTGAGAATCCGGAAAAGGAGTTCCTGGCTGTAGCTTAACCCCCACAAGAACCTGAGTGTCTCCAAGGGTTACTTTTGCCGAGCCCTCGGCTTTTGAGATAACATTTGTTTCGAGCTTGATATCTCTGAAATCTTTAAATCCGCGTCCATCCTGGCGCTTTCCCTTAATCATAAGGTTGTAAATGTAATCCTTCTTAAGCGTAGCAATAACTTCACTCATCGTTTTCACCTCTGCTTCCGGATTCAGAGGGGTCTTTGACTACCTTCCAGGGCCCTTTGCACTCCTCTTCAGGCTCTTCTACTGTCTGTTCAAGAGCCTCTTTTCTCGATTCGGCTTCGGACTCTATCTCTGGCTCAGATTCAAAAGCTCCTTTTGAAACAACCTCTTCCGTCCCAGCTTTTTCTTCAGGCTGCAATTCTTCTTCAGGTTGTACTTCTTCTTCAGGCTGTACTTCCTCTTCAGGCTGCACTTCCTCTTCAGGCTGTACTTCCTCTTCAGGCTGTACTTCCTGCTCAAGCTGAGACTCTTCTTCAACCTCTGCCTTTTCTTCTTCAAGCTGAGCTTCCTCATCAGCAGATTCCTTTATCTCGGGCTCAACTTCTGCTTCGTCTTCAGAAACGGTTTCTTCAACCTCAGGCTCTTCAAGCTCCTCAGGTTCGGAAACTTCCTCAAAAGAAGCCTCAAAAGCAGATTCAAACTCAGCTTCGTCCTCAAATGCCTCTTCTTCAGCTTCCTCTTCTTTGATTTCGGCTTCAATAACTTCTTTTAAGGCTTCCCCTTCTACTACTTCAGCCTCAGCATCTTTAATTATCTCTTCAACCTTCTCGCATTCAGGAGCTTCTTCATTAACAGCACAGGCTTCAACGGTCTCTTCGGAGAGCTCTTCCTCAGGCTCCTTGGCTTCCTCAATAATTTCGTCTACAAGTGCTGCCTCGGGAGCATATTCAAGAGAAGGTTCCGTTTCTAAAGTTTCTAGTTCAGTCTCTTCAGCTTCTTCAGTGACTCCAGCTTCAGGCTCTTCAACAGGAGTCTCAAACTTCTTTCTCAGTACTGCCTGCTGAATTTCAAGAATTTCTTTGCAGCCTTTTTTAGCAAGCTCAAAACCTTTTCGAATTTCATCAGGAGTTAGGTTCCCGTCCATCTGAAGCAGGGTAATTTCTCCATCCTGTGTCATTGCAACAGGAAAATCAGCCTCACCATGATTATCCTCTTCTTTATTGAGGTCAAGCACAATCTGCCCGTCGACTTTTCCAAAAGCACATGAAGTAACCAGGCCTTTCATAGGAATGCCTGCATCTGCAAGCGCTATGCTTGAGGCATTAATTGCTGCTGTCCTTGTCCCTGCATCAGCCTGAAGTACTTCCACAAAAATATCGATTGCAGTTTTTGGGAAAAGCTCTGCCATAATAACTGGTTCAAAAGCTTCCCTGGAAACTTTTGAAATTTCAATGCTCCGCCTGCTGGGTCCGGGCCTGGCACGGTCTTCCACAGAAAAAGAAGCCATATTATATTTATAACGTATAACTGCAGTATCTGCGCGCTGTGAACGACGGGGGTGAGCTTCTCTCGGGCCAAATACACCTACGAGGACCTTATTCCTTCCCCATTCAAGATAACATGAACCATCGGCTCGCGAAAGAACGCCGATCTCGATTTTCATGGGCCTGATTTCATCCGCATGCCTCCCGTCAAGGCGCAGCCCATCGTCAGTGATTAATTTTTCAGGTTTATCACTCATACTTAAATCTCCAAAAAAACTCCTAACAACTACTTTACAGAAGCTTCCCTAAAATCGCCTATCCAGAACTCAGTTGTTCGGATCCAGCAGTACATCGATCTTCCTGTAAATCTCCTCGGAATGATCTTCTTTTGGTACTTTTACTTCTTTCTTACCACTTTTGAAAAACTTGGCGGGCTTTGCCTCTTTCTGCTTGCTTCGCTCATCTTTCAAAAAGTTATATATCCTGTCTGTCAGTCCTGAACGCTGGGCTTCAGCTTCAATCTTCCGGAGAGCTTTACTTAAAAGTTCCACATCGTCTTCCTTTCCATCGATCCATATTCTGCCGTTCTGGCCAACGAAAATGCTGCAGTTTGTTTCTTTCTTCAGCATTGAGATCATGGAACCACCGTGTCCTATTACACGTGGGACTTTAACAGGCTCAACTTCGACAATCTGACCTGTTTTCAGTTTATGGAAGCTCGAATCCCTGAGGGTAAGCTCGACTTTCATAGAATCGTCTACGTCTTTTACTCTAAGGATTATAGAGTCACCTACGTCCAGGACTTCATGCATCTCCCGGGACTCTATTCTTCTGGGATACTCGGACACATGGAATAAGCCGTCATAAGGAGAAGCAATATCCATTATCCAGTTGGATGGCGTAACCACAATAACGATCCCGATCACCACATCATTTGCGGAAGGGATATAAGCTCCCGCAAGAGGGATCACTCCAACTTTATCCTCTTTGAGATTTTCAATACCACAAAATAAAGAATAGATCTTGTCGTTCTTGACATAAGTCCCGTATCCGGCTTTTTTCGAATTCTCGGATAGCAGGTCACCAGGGATCACTATTTTTTTATCCATCCAACATCCTCTTATAAAAGTTTAGTTTGAGCCTCTCCCTTAGTAAGATGATTTATAAGAGCGTAAAAATCAGTCTGGACTCCTGCCGGAATTCTTACTACTGCAATCCAGGAGCCGTCACGCTGCCATTCTTCTTTCGTAATATTTCCTATCTTGGAAATATCTCCGTATGCTTTGGGAGCATATTCGGGAGGGATTTTCACAGCAATACTGATCTCTTCAAAGCGTATAGGTATAAGCGGACGAATGGCTTTCATTGTAATATTGACCAGCTGATCTACGCTTTTTAAGGGGTCTATGTGCACCTTTGCCTCTTCCATTGCCTTTTCGATCCGTGCGGGAGGATGAGGTGCTTTTGTTTGGGGGTTTATTGCATTCCTGGAAATGGTATAGATAACTTTCTTCTTTTTTTCCTCAAGCATGCGTTTTCTCTGTTCAGCAGTGAGCTGAAGCTCCCCGCTTTTCAGGATCACGGCAGCAATCTTGAAGGGGTCCGTTGTCTCAAAGGCATTGAGAATATCAGACTCTGCTGCTCGGTCCCCTCGGTTTGCGTCTTCGAAGATAGTTTCAACTGCCAGAATGTCTTCAAGGCTTACTTCTTCTCCTCGCTTGTAGGCCAGAGCTCCTTCGGGCTCGACCAGAACTTCGAAGTGTTTACTGCCTCTCTTAAGCCGTGCAGTCACTGCCTCGTCCAGGGACACCATTTTCAAATACCTTCTCCAAAATATAATTTTGAGAATCCGAAGATTCTCTGAGTACTCAATCTCAAATGTTATATAGATTTTATTCTTTGTGTTCAGTTTCCTTGTGTTTTGCAAGGATCTGCTGGACGTAATTCTCAACTTCTTCAGGAACTAGTTTTCTGAATTTCTTATCCTGAAGCGACACAACACCTACCTCAAGGGTAGACGCATCAAATTTGCCTTCGGCAGCTCTATAGAGTGCATCCATACCTAGAAGGATAGCCGCATCTATATTCATATCTTGCTTGTACTCTGCTTCAAAGACCTCAACCACTGCGTTTCTGCCTGCACCTATAGCTGTTGCCTTGTATTCCAGAAGAGCACCGCTTGGATCAGTCTCAAAAAGTCTTGGCAAATTGTCGTCCACGCCTGCAATAAGAAGTGCAGTCCCATATGGGCGAACTCCACCATACTGAGTGTAAGTTTGCTTGTGGTCACAGATTTTCTTGGAGATAACCTCCACACCTATGGGTTCATCATAAGAAACCCTGTTAACCTGCGCTTCTACACGAGCTCTGTCAACAAGGGAGCGGGCATCTGCCACAAGCCCTGAGGTCGCAGCTCCTATGTGGTCGTCAATCTGAAAAATCTTTTCGATTGACTCGGCTTCTACAAGCCTGCTAGTTATTCGCTTGTCAACGAGCAGCACTACCCCATCCGCTGCCTTGATTCCCACGGCTGTTGTTCCCCTCTTGACCGCTTCGCGGGCATATTCTACTTGAAAAAGTCTTCCATCAGGGCTGAAAACCGTAATTGCCCTGTCATAGCCCATCTGTGGTGCCATCTGCATATTCCGTATCTCCCTTAGTTTTTATTTTATATTGTTGTCATCTTCCCGGCAAGAAACCGGTCTTTTTTCCTTAAAGGATCTCTATCCGCAGGCTCGTAGCTAAATCACTGCCCTCCCCAAAAAGGCTTTGGTCAGTGATAAACTGCTGCGAGGATGTCCCGAAAATTCAGGAGCTTAAAGTCCCCGACCCAGCATTCAGGTAAGGAAACCGATTTTTGATTTCCTATAACGTGTTTCTTCCTTATTAGAGTTTTTTACCTTCTATTCGGAACTTCCAATCCTGAAATACTTTTTTTTGGACGAAACCTGCTGGAAATACTTCGGTTACAGGGAATTCAAAGGCATTTCTACCCTGCAAAACTTCTATCCTGCAAAACTTCTATCCTGCAAAGTACGTTTTCCATAATATAGGTTCGCGCACTTTAGGAGCCTTTTTAAAAGTTTTTAAGGTCCAGTTCCAAGGTTAACTAAGTCCGCTAATAAAGTGTATTTACTCAGTTATAATGCTTGTGAAACCTGAAATTTTCCGGTGCTTAAGCCGTATTCTAAGCCCTCCATAAAAGGGTTTTTGCTTCCACCGCTTTACTCTATCTAGGTTTCAATCCGCGTTTCGATCAGATCCGCAATCGTTTGAATTTTCTCCGGACCAGCTATTTTTCTGTCAATCAGCTTTGCCAATCAATGTTATACCTGTTACACTAATATACTCATTAATATACTAATTCATCATAGTATATATCAGACAGCGTCCTGACAGTTTTTTATAATAGTTTTCTGAAAGCCTCAAATCCGAGGATTCTCAACAATGGAATAAAGCCACTAACCGGAAAAGCTGCTTAATTTACTTTCCCAGATCCTGAAAACTTGAGGTTTTTAAATACCCGGGCTTCAGCATTCGCGAATTATAAATTCATTTCTTTCTGAGACCACAGTTGAGCTTTTCTGAACCTGCCCAGCTTATAATTCTCCAGCCTTTTTGAAGTTAACCTTGAGTTCGGGCTCAAAGGTCGTATGATTCCGAAGAAATTTCTCGGTTGCCCTTTTAATCGTGCCTGAAGTTCCAAGTATATGTACAGTTGCCCTTTTTCCATTGATCCGTGTGAGCGTTGCCAGAGATGCTCTGGTTTCTTTCACTCTCGCATGTGAACACTGAGCAATACCTTTTGAGTCTTCAAACCCGAGCACCTTAATATCACACTCACTTGCAGTGACGTCTCCAATCAAGGAAGAAGCCGAAAACATAACCTCTTTGATTAAATCATTCCTGCTGACTGGTACCTCGGAAATCAGTTCAAAGGCCAGATAACGTTTTTTTGCACGAAGAGAAGGGAGCAGGCGTTTCAAAAGTAATCTCCCTCCTCAAGTACCTCAATACCTTCTCTAATATAGCCTGGACCAGGCCGATTCCTTGAGATTATTCTTTCAGGCACAATAGTAATGGCTTCAAGGGCCTCATCTTCTTCAAGCCCGCAGACTTCAGCCAGTGCAAGAATCTCCATAGGAGAACGAAGGTCAAAACATGACATTGCATCACTTGAGAGGACAAGAGGAACATCGTACTTTCTGGCAAGGTCAAGGTTTGCTCTCAGATCAGACAGCAGACGAACTCGCCTTGGTCCTCTTGAATGAAGAAGAGGCCTTATTGTCAGACCGATTGCAACATCGTTATCAGCTGCAGCCTTTGCAAGCACCTGGTTTAACCCACTGCTTTTAGCAAAAGCTGGGTGGTTCAGGATATCTACTCTCGGGTTTTCCAGAGCAGCCCTGTTGACAGTTTCCGAACCTCCATGCACTATCAGGACATCCACGGATTTCCTGAATTTTCCAATAAGTCCGTGAAGTTTTGAGGGGTTTTCTTCTGCAAGCTCGACTCCTCTAAAAATCTCAAATTCATTAGTAGAGGGTAATACAGGTTGTGATAGAGGAAGTTTATCCGAGTGGTTTGTAAGCGCAATCCCACTGTACCCCAAATATCGGGAAAGGGCAGCAAGTTGTTCAGCCACATTCTCCCCGTCAGGCACTGCGTGAATGCAAAGATCGTAGAATTTAGGTTTACCCAAACAACTCCTCCACGATAGCTCCGGCTTTTTCCCGATTTTTCGGATAAGTCTCGATCTTGACTTTTGCAGTGATCGCATCCGAGGAATCAGTTAGCTTCACTTTCTGCAGGTATGCAGCCTGCTTGTCAAAGCGAAGATGAAAGACCTGATCATCGTCCAGCCTCTCGGGCATTTCTTCCCTGAGCCTTGCTACATCTTCTTCGGAAAAGTTCTCCCGGACAAAATGGGCAAAACTCAGACAGTCTGCCTTTCTTTTAAGCTGTACGCTCAGAATAGTAATAGGATTTCCATGATGCCCTTCAGCCTGGAGCTCATCAATCAGTTTGCTCCCTTCCCGTACGCCGGCACCGGATAAAAAAAAGTCCAGAGCCATACGGACTCTGGATACGTCTTCGGTTGCGTGGGCGATCACACGCAGTATTATGTGATGAATCACTTGCCTCGACTCTTGTTTGCACGGATACTCGGTCTGGTCTTTTCAGTACCTTTTCCGCGTGTAGACATGCCTCTGCCCTTCCGGCCGGCACTGGTCTTACCCCTTGCAGCTCTGTCCCTGACGGACGGATCGCATACCCAGTTGAGGTTCTTATCGCTCTTTATTACAGGGTGGAAGGGGTCTACAAGAATGACTTCATACCACTTACTCTTTCCGTCCTCCCCTACCCAGTAGGAGTTCAGGACTTCAAGGTTCGGGTATTTGCGGTCTGCACGGGCTTCGGCAATCCTCTGAATGCTCATGCCACCTGTGATCTTGTTCACACCCATTCTCTGGGTCCTTCTTCCACGGTTGAACCTTGTTTTACCAAGTCCTCCGCGGCGTACTTTTACTCTGGCGACGACGATGCCCTGCTTGGCTTTATATCCGAGAGAGCGTGCTTTGTCGATTCTTGTGGGCCTTTCGATTCTGGTCACAGATCCCTGCTTTCTCCAGACCTGCATGCGCTCCCAGCGGAGCTCGTTCACGTAAGTCTCACCAGGGGTTTTCCATGCATCACGTACGTATGTGTAAAAAGATTTTACCAATTTAAACACCAAGTTTCACTTATGTTTCACGGTTCAGCCCTGCCTGCAGGACTACATTCCAACGGGACCTAATCCCGAAAATGAAACATGGGATAAACTGAACCATCTGATTTAAAGCTTTGCCCGTGAATGGGCCAATTAAAAGTGAAATACCTGGACAAAGGGAAAAGAGAGGAAAGTATATTGAAAAGAAGAAAACGAAGTAATGATAAATGTATGGAAAACATAAACGAGTTAGAAACAGCATCAAGAATGAATTAGAAACAGCATCAAGAATGAATTAGAAACAGTATCAAGAATGAATTAGAAACAGTATCAAGATTGTTGCTCAAACTTAAAAACAAACGTTATGAAAAGGACAAGAGAAATGGAAAAAAGATAAATCAGAAAAAACTAAAAATAATAAAGATGCGAAACAAAAAACAATACAGATGAAACAAATGTGAAACAAAAAAAAATACAGGTAAAGTAAAAAAGATGTAGAAAATTATAAAATAATACAGAACTGAATAAAAAGAAAAAACATGAATAGATGGTTCTTATATAATCAAGTTAAAAAGACTAAATACTTTTACTTCAACGTGGCGTGTCCAGGGAATCAGCAGATTCCGGCACTTCGTTTCCTTTGAGTTTTATCTCTTCTCCTTTGATATTCCTTTTCTTCTTATCTTCCAGGATCGGAAGAGCTTCAACTATTCCATCAAGTATGGCTTCGGGTCTTGGACAACAACCCGGAACATATACATCTACGGGTATGACCTGATCAACTCCGCCTATTACATTATAACAGCCGTGGAAAATTCCACCTGTGGATGCACACGCTCCGACTGCTATAACAACTTTTGGATCAGGAATCTGGTTATAGATATTTACAAGCACATTCACATTTTTGTAATTTACCGCACCCGTGACTATCATTATATCTGCTTGCTTGGGAGTACCAATGTTTAAAACACCGAATCTTTCAGCATCATATAGAGGAGTAAGACAAGCAATTACTTCAATATCACAGCCATTACAACTGTTGCAGTTCACGTGTATAACCCATGGAGATTTTGCTAACGCCATAAATATTTCTCTTTTGTGTTATTTTCATCGGAGCAAGGGATAAGGTTATTACAATCACCCTGCATTTCACAGTGTATTTCTCAATAGGAGTTTGAAACACACTCAAGTGACCTGAAATTTAGTGTAGCTCGATGAAAATTGAATACAATCAATAATTTATAGTGAATTGCTTTATATAAGGTTAATTATAAAAAAGAAAGTTTCAAACTACTTTTTATGGTTAAGAGAAAACTCTGAAAACTAAAAAGAAGCCTTCTCCAGTTTGAATGAGTAACATGATCTCTTTTTGCTTGAACGATAATAGTGAGACTAACAAGTTCCAGATTGAAGTTCTGACAATATCTAAAAAAATGACATCGTTCTAAAAAAGAAATGGTCCTGTCAAATCAGAAGTTGATACAAATTATAAGAGTTAAAATATAAATTATAAGAGTTAAAATTTTCATCGATAAAAATCTTTCTTAATAACATACACTATTGATTGCTTTACTTTAATTGTTACTCTTATTCTTTAATTGTTACTCTTATTCTTTAATTGTTACTCTTATTCTTTAATTGTTACTCTTATTCTTTAATTGTTACTCTTATTCTTTAATTGTTACTCTTATTCTTTAATTGTTACTCTTATTACTCCTGAAAAAGTATTTCAAGCTCTGACTTGACAGAACCATCATACAGAAGTACATACTAGTGCCGAGTCAACCGTAAAATGTCATATAAAAAAGATGGGAATTCTTCGGAATCGTTGAATTCTTGATGATTGACTCGGCACTAGAAGTACATACTGGAAGTATAATTTCGCAAAAAATACATTATCTAATGTATTAAATGTTTTATTTCAGTAATTTTAGGGCTTCTCGGCAAGCAGCAACAGCCGGAGC belongs to Methanosarcina barkeri 3 and includes:
- a CDS encoding DUF2284 domain-containing protein — protein: MINDENYRKLEEKAKELGASNVRLIPAADIVVEDRTVLKCIFGCNGYGSRVCPPFVPAVDEFKKMLSDYEWALLVEWKSDNIFSREVSENFSKYSIEPPKDEIVKQQYQNNLKIIMKDRKEIIQPGVLELEKLAWTLGYNIALATFPGMCTWCATSDYSSVKCAGDKGPCHHPTLRRPCLMGLGIRMDKTLDKLNTPLQKFPLDDTAPLPYTLILLD
- a CDS encoding epoxyqueuosine reductase; its protein translation is MTLKNKIESIIKEAVASPCTKTRYREPLIGYASANDPIFDEMKKIIGPHHLHPKEIFPEAKTVVSFFLPFEKELVKQNWQSPGPISEWIRAKSETDCLIGKINEKLKAELAEEDIRAVAPGITFDYKSKGFDVAWSHKSAAYASGLGTFGVHHMLITKVGCAGRFGTLLISAEIPPTMRPNEEFCRYKKGEKCLVCVDRCPAGALSVRGFDKEKCYRQLQENASAFPELNQFACGKCATGPCALRSF
- a CDS encoding epoxyqueuosine reductase, whose amino-acid sequence is MGEHTKDKSKIEKLTEELKEMALTLGAFKVGIATTETLAGGPPSADLTYVLPDAKSAIVFALAFDQSLIEPYFRKEEHKALDTNKVRTTTLANGVALEMAGFLQQYGYKAVPQIANFVYRQDSENWLLDMHPPISHRYLAVRSGIGHFGYSGNIITSEYGSAIVLASVVTDAELIPTEPLPEDENYCDECKICLAVCSSGYVDPLEKVTVTLGGKEFSYGKRRSNSRCFLVCGGLTGLNSSGKWSTWSPARFEIPKKDEDFIAALPKTIEAYLERPKIKGGFFICLIPGNRMEYTCSSCHFVCHPDKEIRKARYKMLTESGVVIQEPDGTLKAVSPEEAKKYVESMPPERRKQYESISEEQTV
- a CDS encoding DNA-directed RNA polymerase subunit P — translated: MGYKCTRCKQKVEIDYEYTGIRCPYCGHRILVKERPTTIKRIKAE
- a CDS encoding 50S ribosomal protein L37ae, producing MAKKFTKKGRISRSAGRFGARYGRKDRKLVADLEERMRAPHVCTKCARPTVKRIGTGIWKCSKCGHTFAGGTYIPYTSVGQTLLRTMKNVAEAK
- the rrp42 gene encoding exosome complex protein Rrp42 → MKTMSEVIATLKKDYIYNLMIKGKRQDGRGFKDFRDIKLETNVISKAEGSAKVTLGDTQVLVGVKLQPGTPFPDSQDEGVIITNLELNPIASPEFEPGPPREEAIEMARVVDRGIREAGAIDIKKLCISVGESVWIVYIDVHVLNDDGNVIDASCLAAIAALMTTVVPNEQQGIGADVPLAMKEMPVGVTLAKIGSKLMVDPSLDEEAVCETKLTVVSSSDGSIAGMQKMGPAPFTEAEVLEAIDMACEKAAELRELYLEELVKKE
- the rrp41 gene encoding exosome complex exonuclease Rrp41 yields the protein MSDKPEKLITDDGLRLDGRHADEIRPMKIEIGVLSRADGSCYLEWGRNKVLVGVFGPREAHPRRSQRADTAVIRYKYNMASFSVEDRARPGPSRRSIEISKVSREAFEPVIMAELFPKTAIDIFVEVLQADAGTRTAAINASSIALADAGIPMKGLVTSCAFGKVDGQIVLDLNKEEDNHGEADFPVAMTQDGEITLLQMDGNLTPDEIRKGFELAKKGCKEILEIQQAVLRKKFETPVEEPEAGVTEEAEETELETLETEPSLEYAPEAALVDEIIEEAKEPEEELSEETVEACAVNEEAPECEKVEEIIKDAEAEVVEGEALKEVIEAEIKEEEAEEEAFEDEAEFESAFEASFEEVSEPEELEEPEVEETVSEDEAEVEPEIKESADEEAQLEEEKAEVEEESQLEQEVQPEEEVQPEEEVQPEEEVQPEEEVQPEEELQPEEKAGTEEVVSKGAFESEPEIESEAESRKEALEQTVEEPEEECKGPWKVVKDPSESGSRGENDE